Proteins encoded by one window of Agrobacterium vitis:
- a CDS encoding amylo-alpha-1,6-glucosidase translates to MDKAKANARPDGLVESELPLQLAFMAPRLQGDFLPEGRLELSLWGCGRIANIALHSWSGPFVYAPNQMTGKDHGLYVAQSAPVLVLTGSHLKSTRPARRCAWWGTLTKPEKVTRSGARRIIRTPWGVAIVEDKGDGVIVVAAGASDAEAERGMALPVETIIAESKAHVTRCDLLPQAPPLMRSMAIQSAHASLSSIRRAEDGSFLGLAAGQAYSAPTRTYYRDGYWTLQALLHLEPDAVRGQIDLLATGIQPDGESPSGVILTGPKQGEEWEKFRTTSDDYRMEHLRRTDWWSDHFDSPLFFILTIGDYIRTTGDKTVLTRHWKTIEAIFRRYQGFDTAGNGLAVKPRHDRDWADNVYRHGYVAYDLGLWIGALDAIAEFGPHQDEAVAKEAKQTAIKARASLDEALLTPHGWYADYGLKSDFVEDHLTLDSLTLLRFDAVSGERARNVLGHVAALLETRNNARQPYGDWGVMCAWPPFKRPADTRAKSAFAYRYHNGSDWPYLSGLYAEQRLKYGMDGWDYPMLRWWQTSLENGWIGSVEYFSPPFGRGSLLQGWTGMHAAAILQYRPQVEAAIAAGHIA, encoded by the coding sequence ATGGATAAAGCCAAGGCGAATGCACGGCCAGACGGCCTTGTCGAAAGCGAATTGCCCCTGCAATTGGCGTTCATGGCACCGCGCCTGCAAGGTGATTTTCTGCCGGAAGGACGGCTTGAACTGTCACTCTGGGGCTGCGGCCGGATCGCAAACATCGCCCTTCACTCTTGGAGCGGCCCGTTCGTCTATGCGCCGAACCAGATGACCGGCAAAGACCATGGCCTCTATGTCGCCCAATCCGCCCCAGTCCTTGTGCTGACCGGCAGCCATTTGAAATCCACACGCCCGGCACGCCGCTGCGCCTGGTGGGGAACGCTGACCAAGCCGGAAAAAGTGACGCGCAGCGGCGCAAGGCGGATCATCCGCACACCATGGGGCGTGGCCATTGTCGAAGACAAGGGCGACGGCGTGATCGTCGTTGCCGCGGGTGCCAGCGACGCGGAAGCCGAACGGGGCATGGCCCTGCCCGTTGAGACGATCATCGCCGAGAGCAAGGCCCATGTGACGCGCTGCGATCTGCTGCCCCAAGCGCCACCGCTGATGCGCAGCATGGCAATTCAGAGCGCCCATGCCTCGCTCTCCAGCATTCGCCGCGCCGAAGACGGCTCTTTTCTAGGGCTTGCCGCAGGCCAGGCCTATAGCGCCCCGACGCGCACCTATTACCGCGACGGCTACTGGACCTTGCAGGCCTTGCTGCACCTCGAACCGGATGCGGTACGGGGTCAGATCGACCTGCTGGCAACCGGCATCCAACCTGATGGCGAAAGCCCGAGCGGCGTCATTCTGACCGGTCCGAAACAGGGCGAGGAGTGGGAGAAATTCCGCACCACCTCCGATGACTACAGGATGGAACACCTGCGGCGCACCGATTGGTGGAGCGATCATTTCGACAGTCCGCTGTTCTTCATCTTGACGATTGGCGATTATATCCGCACCACCGGCGACAAAACCGTCCTTACCCGTCACTGGAAGACCATCGAAGCGATTTTCCGCCGCTATCAAGGCTTCGACACTGCTGGAAACGGCTTGGCCGTCAAACCCCGGCACGACCGCGACTGGGCAGACAACGTTTATCGCCATGGCTATGTCGCCTATGATCTCGGACTCTGGATCGGCGCGCTGGATGCAATAGCAGAATTCGGCCCCCATCAGGACGAGGCTGTGGCCAAAGAGGCGAAACAGACGGCAATCAAGGCCCGCGCATCGCTGGATGAAGCGCTTCTCACCCCCCATGGCTGGTATGCCGATTACGGCCTGAAAAGCGATTTCGTCGAGGACCACCTGACGCTCGACAGCCTGACGCTGCTGCGGTTCGATGCCGTGTCAGGTGAACGGGCCAGAAACGTGCTTGGCCATGTCGCGGCCCTGCTGGAAACCCGCAACAATGCACGCCAACCCTATGGCGACTGGGGTGTGATGTGCGCCTGGCCGCCTTTCAAGCGGCCCGCCGATACCCGTGCCAAGTCCGCCTTTGCCTATCGCTATCACAATGGCTCCGACTGGCCCTATCTTTCCGGCCTCTATGCTGAACAGCGATTGAAATACGGTATGGACGGCTGGGACTATCCGATGCTGCGCTGGTGGCAGACCAGTCTTGAAAATGGCTGGATCGGCTCGGTCGAATATTTCTCACCACCCTTCGGGCGCGGCTCGCTGCTCCAAGGCTGGACCGGAATGCACGCCGCCGCCATCCTGCAATACAGGCCGCAGGTTGAAGCGGCGATTGCCGCTGGCCACATCGCCTAA
- a CDS encoding extracellular solute-binding protein — protein sequence MTINRRTFMGTAAGVAGLGLLPRLGMAAPKQPASPVTITVADVAGNLALTQGMFEKYAAAKPQWVSRFAFTKAPAPELPSKLKAQQAAGKVDIDLVLTGTDALAAGLSQGLWVDLSAHKADLPDLEKILLPQAFKMQALAQNQGVVVTYYPSGPLIEYMPDRVKQVPGTAEELLAWTKANPKRFMYARPANSGPGRTFLMGLPYLLGDKDPKDPVNGWAKTWDYLKAIGENVEYYGTGTTQVMKELGEGTRDIVVTTTGWDINPRVLGIVPEEAKVATLKGFHWVTDAHYAVIPKGVSEEKLAVLLDVINFILQPQQQAIAFDDGYFYPGPAVKDVTISMAPQKSQDAIAEFGRKEYDGWIANNPLEVPLDPSKIVDAFRIWDEKIGAAKG from the coding sequence GTGACGATCAATAGAAGAACATTCATGGGTACGGCCGCTGGTGTTGCCGGGCTCGGCCTGTTGCCGCGCCTTGGCATGGCTGCCCCCAAACAACCGGCTAGTCCTGTCACCATCACTGTCGCTGACGTGGCCGGCAACCTGGCGCTGACCCAGGGCATGTTTGAGAAATATGCTGCGGCAAAGCCGCAATGGGTGTCGCGTTTTGCCTTCACAAAGGCCCCTGCCCCGGAATTGCCGTCAAAACTCAAGGCGCAGCAGGCCGCAGGCAAGGTCGATATCGACCTGGTGCTGACCGGAACGGATGCGCTGGCGGCTGGCCTTTCGCAAGGGCTTTGGGTTGATTTGTCCGCCCATAAGGCTGACCTGCCGGATCTTGAGAAAATCCTGCTGCCGCAAGCCTTCAAGATGCAGGCGCTTGCTCAGAACCAGGGCGTCGTTGTCACCTATTATCCATCCGGGCCGTTGATCGAATATATGCCTGACAGGGTCAAGCAGGTGCCGGGCACTGCCGAGGAACTGCTGGCCTGGACCAAGGCCAATCCAAAGCGTTTCATGTATGCGCGCCCCGCCAATTCCGGTCCGGGCCGGACCTTCCTGATGGGTCTTCCTTACCTGCTGGGTGATAAGGACCCCAAAGATCCTGTCAACGGCTGGGCCAAGACCTGGGATTACCTGAAGGCAATCGGCGAAAACGTCGAATATTACGGCACCGGCACCACGCAGGTGATGAAGGAGCTTGGCGAGGGTACCCGCGATATTGTCGTCACTACCACCGGCTGGGACATAAATCCCCGCGTGCTCGGCATCGTGCCGGAAGAGGCCAAGGTAGCGACCCTCAAGGGCTTCCACTGGGTCACTGACGCCCATTACGCCGTTATTCCGAAGGGTGTTTCGGAAGAAAAGCTCGCGGTCCTGCTGGATGTGATCAACTTCATTCTTCAGCCCCAGCAACAGGCGATTGCCTTTGACGACGGCTATTTCTATCCCGGCCCGGCGGTCAAGGATGTGACGATTTCCATGGCGCCCCAGAAGAGCCAGGACGCCATCGCCGAATTTGGCCGCAAGGAATATGACGGCTGGATCGCCAATAACCCGCTGGAAGTGCCGCTCGATCCATCGAAGATCGTCGATGCCTTCCGCATCTGGGACGAAAAGATCGGCGCCGCCAAGGGCTGA